From the genome of Nicotiana tabacum cultivar K326 chromosome 17, ASM71507v2, whole genome shotgun sequence:
tcaatacataatttatatggtgcacgtccacatgctcgtcacctaccgtgtgtgtcacctccgaacaatttatatcataccaaatttggGGAtccataccctcagaaccaagtttagaagtgttacttacctcaaaccatgtaattctttactccgttATGTCTTTggctcgtgaattggcctccaaacgcctcgaatctagccacaattaattcgattcagccaataaaatttattggaattaattccataagaaaatactaatttcccatcaaaatccgaaatttagctcaaaaattgtctGTGGGTCCcatatctcggaacccgataaaagttacaaaatccggaagcccattcaaccatgagtctaaccatactaattttaccaaaatccgacctcaactcgacctccaaatcttcaaatcttatttttaaatttctaagttcaaacccctgatttacacctcaaaaatatgtaatctagtcggattattcgatgataattcaatattatagagtagaaatgattacaagggacttacctcaagttttcccgtgaaaactttgctcaaaaatcgccaaacccgagcttgaaacgcccaaaaatggcaaaagtcCGGAACCCCTATGTTTTTGTATTGCCCGGGGTTTTCGCACCCGCGGTAAAATTCTCGCGTCCGCGATGTTCGCGCATGCGATGATTTTTTCGCGCCTGCGGTGTCCGCGCCTGCGATGATTTCTTCGCGCATGCGGTCTTCACACCCGCGGTAAAAatatttcgcacctgcgatgcctggccagcccatgcatttccgcttctgcgactaatgcctcgcattcgcgagctcgcacctgcggccctttttcacacaagtgcgatcataccagatgtccagctgcttcagctcctcctccaaatccaaattcgattcgttaagcatccgaactcacctgaggccccccatgacctcaaccaaatatgccaacaagttctaaaacattatacgaatttagtcgagccttcaaatcacatccaacaacactaaaaacatgaatcacacatagattcaagcccaatgaactttgaaacttccaatttctacaaacgacgccggaacctatcaaatcacgtccgattgacctcaaattttgcacataagtcacaattGACATAACaaaggtatttcaattttcagaatcagattccgaccccgatataaaaaagtcaccccccggtcaaacttcccgaaaattcgactttcgccatttaaagcctaattccactacggacccccaaataattttccggacacgctcctaagtccaaaatcaccatacagagttattggaatcatcagaattcaaatccgaggtcgtttatacataaatcgacatccggtcaacttttccaacttaagctttccattaagagactaagtgtctcaatttattctgaaatctctccagacccgaaccaattaccccgacaagatatacaacaacaataaagtataaattgagcaataaatggAGGAACGGgcttgtaatactcaaaacgaccgtccgGGTCGTTATAATAAGAAGCCTCTATGGAAGTATCAAATTATAAGGTCTAAAAATGAATTTCGCTtgaattttttgttgttgttgtaaatgctgaatatttgaaaagaaaaatatcatTATTCATTCCCAAATCAATATTTCAAATACTAGTGACCATattaatattttcaaatattaaaacttaatattaaaaatatcaaaaatatttaatatccGAACTTTGACAAATTATAAGTAAGAGTaataagaaaaagaacaaattaTAAGAGGCGGTAAAAGAACTTAGGAACAAAGAGATTACCTCGTTTCTCTCACCAAAACAACACAATCCGAACACTATCACAAAACAATCGTTCTCCACCTTAGATTTCTATTTAATCAGCGACTGATATACAATATCTGCCTTTCACACGGATCGACACTCTTATCCGTCGATCTTCTGTTTAAAACTCCAAAACATTAACGGCCACGATTCAAAGCTCTCCACAAACCCCAACAACTACCAGCTATATATAACTCACGCCCCTTTCATCAAAAACATATCTCTCTCATACCAAGTTCCAAAAAAATACCTAAAATCTCCTTCCAGTTTTTCATCAATTTATCAAAAAAAATGTCAGGAAGAGGCAAGGGAGGAAAAGGATTGGGAAAGGGAGGAGCAAAGAGGCACAGAAAAGTATTAAGAGACAACATTCAGGGAATCACTAAGCCTGCAATTCGGCGTTTGGCTCGTAGGGGAGGGGTGAAGCGTATTTCTGGTTTGATTTATGAGGAGACTCGTGGGGTGTTGAAGATATTTTTGGAGAATGTGATTCGTGATGCTGTGACTTACACTGAACACGCTAGGAGGAAGACTGTCACTGCCATGGATGTTGTTTACGCACTCAAGAGGCAGGGTAGGACCCTTTACGGATTTGGGGGTTAGATTTGTGAAGTTAGGTTTGTTCTTTTGTTGCCGTTTGTGGATTAGAATTGCTTAGTTTTGTTGAGCTTGATAGATGTAATTTCCGTTATATATTCAAGAAATAGTAATTGCCGAAGAATTGCTTAGTTCTCATTTCTGATCTCCACATTGTTTGCTTTAATTTTACCTTTCAATTTCCCTTTGTTGGCAAGTATGGCTAAAGATCAGTTGGGTATGTCAGCAGTAATGTTTTCTCTTAATCGCTATTTCACATTAAGAGTGTTTATTTGAACATCTGGTAATTTATATTTCACATTAAGAGTGATTATTTGAACATTATCTGATTGTGTTATGAAGATTATTAGTGTGGACGTTGATTTTGCAGTTATGATTCAAACTTTGGATGGATATTAGAGTCAAATTTGATTTGCTCTAAATCAGTTGAATCATCATTTGTTATGTGTATTCAGTTATTCTTGATGGATGTAACTTCAATGAGATTTAGTGAGATATTTATTCAACTTATTGAATAATCATTGTAGGATTATATTGGGTATGTTATTGAATAATCATCTAAAGGGCAGACGCAGGAGATAGGGAAATTGTTGGTGTTTAGTTTTTGTTATATTGACTAAGGTTTATACTCTAGAATAGTAAAATGTCGCTGCTTTGTGTATATTACTTCGATTCATCTTAGCTTGAATTTGGTAATTCTCTTATGCTTAACTTTTAAATTGAGTCCTAATGCTTCGTTATAAGAGATGCTTGTTTAatcaaaattcttaaaatttgTGTGGCCTGAACTGAACACTGTAGTGCTCTTATGATCCCCTGTAGTCTTCAGTTTACTTTGTTAGGTCTTCGTAAAAAAGAGCTACGTCTGAGTTAAACTAACCTGGGGATGTGTGGATCTGGTTCTGACTGGGTAGAGATGCCGTACATTGTCTATAAATGTCTTATTTTCATTCTTAAATGAATGATTTTGCGATAGAAAACCAAATGTTAAGGGTGATGGAGTAAGCTTTTATCCAACCTGCTAGAGTTGATTTTGTTTTCAATCTACATATTTAGGCAATTATCTACCAGTGGAGTGTGGACTGAGACTGCTCAGCTTTGCCATCCAATAAAGACTTAAAGACTTAACAAGAGATTTTACGTTATTTATTAGACTTTATCTCATCGGTTATCCGTCTCATCTTTACGCAATGGCCATACTAATTCTCTGCTTATGGTTTCAGTTTTAACAGATTTCCCCTAAGGGACATAGGCTAACGTTAAATGAAAAGATAGAGCATAGTTCTTTCTACTTTTTTTTCTTGGTCTGAAGCGCTTTCTACTTTACCAGACCAGACCGTGAAGTTTGGTATCCTTATTACTATCACATATGAGCTCCTTTGAGCTACTTTTTAATTACTTCTAGAcacaaaagttttaaaaatatggTGAATGAAAACTGATTTATCTGAGAGTTCATCACTAGTTGCTTATTTGCAAAGCAAACTCCGGATAGAATTCTTGGTGAATGAAAGATTGTGCATCTGTTGTTTTTGTGATATGAATTTTAAGATTAACTTAGTTTTGGGATCATATTATTGGTAGTGGAAATTTATACGTATTAAAATGATATTAGTTGACAGGTTAGTTTAAAATTAAAACATTATCTAAGTTTTAGAAGTCAATGTGTTTTTGCTATTAGAAATTGTGAAAGTTGAGCAATATAATAATCCATAAAGTTTGTTTTGACCGAATAGCGCAAATGACACTTGTACTTGCATCAATTTGACATTCCACCCCTCAACTCAATGAAATTTATTAAGACACTTGAACCTGTTTAAAACATGTTTTTTCAACGCCTATTGTTGATCAAGCTTATTTGATGTTTACTTTACTGAGTCGGACAAAGTAAAGTTTTTGAAGGTGGTGATTATGGGTTCTGGCCAAGTAAAGTTTTtggttgaaaatggtaattatagaaaaagaaaatggGTTAACTTTGTGATAATTTATTTTTAACAAAATAATTTTATGAAGATATATAATGACGTGGCATATGTTTTTCTAACATGGAGCTTTAACTGTTGCGGATTGGCAATTGAGTAACACACAGGACTAGAGGCGTTTAAAACACCTATTTTGCCGTTCCAGGAGTTTGGATGAAATCTCGAATTAAGGTGACATTATGTCAATTCATGCAAGTACAAGTGTCATTTGGATTATTCCGCCTTTTCTTAATTTGTATTGACATATTTAATAATTAGTAAAACTATTTGATCATTGAgtttttttcttattcttactTACTGACATGCTGCTATTATGACACGAAATGATACTTTGTTATTTgcggtgtgtttggtacgaagtaaaatatttttttgaaaaataagtagcttttatttattttttaaataatctaTAATGTAAGCAAATATTATGGGAGATGAAATGGGTAAGAGCAAGGAAGGATGTTAGGTCGAGGTCTGGGTCTAGGGGCTGGTGGAGGTGGCGAGGGTAGGGGTGATGGGGTCGGGGTAGGGAGTGGGGGGAGGTTTAGGTGTAGGGGTAGGTAGTGGGGAATGGAGGGTGGGAGTTGGCAAAAAGGTGaggaaagttgaaaaatattttcttttcttttgatagGGAAATCATTTTCCTCTAAttggaagaaaataaattaataaaaaaaatattttttaaaatattgaaatcaatcaaacatgagaaaattagaaaatattttccttcatatcaAACACACTTTTAATTTCCATACAAAAACAGGTAGATAATTTAAATTCTCAAGTTCTATTCTATATagcattatttttaaaaaataaaaaatatataaaaaataaaaaccacACGTTATAAAAGTCTCAATTTTATTTCTTTAACTCCTATTCTCACTTAATTGAAACACAATCCGcacactatcacaaaagaatcACTTCTCACCTTCGATCTCCATTTAATCAACGGTTTACATACTATCTCCCCTTCCACACGGATCGATACGCGTAACCGTCGATCATCACTTTCAACTCCAAAACATCAACGGCCACGATTCAACTTTTCCACAACCCCCAATAACAACCATCTATATATAAAGCCCGACTCCTTGCGCTCTTTTCAAATCAACCGCATTTCTTctcaattcaaattcaaaaatccccaaaatctAGTTTCAAAATGTCAGGAAGAGGAAAGGGAGGAAAAGGATTGGGCAAAGGAGGAGCTAAACGACACCGTAAGGTGCTCCGTGATAACATCCAGGGAATCACTAAGCCTGCAATTCGGCGTTTGGCTCGCAGAGGAGGAGTGAAACGTATCTCTGGTTTGATTTACGAGGAGACACGAGGGGTTTTGAAGATATTTTTGGAGAATGTGATTCGTGATGCTGTGACTTACACTGAGCACGCTAGGAGAAAGACTGTTACTGCTATGGATGTTGTTTATGCACTCAAGAGACAGGGCAGGACTCTCTACGGATTTGGGGGTTAGATTTGTTAAATTCGGGTTTTTGTGGGGCAATGATTGTAGATTTGTTCTTTAGTTTCTGATGTGGATTAGGGTTGGTTAGTTTTTGTTGATCTTTGATAATGTAATTCTCCATTACATAATCAAGGACTAGTAATTGCCCAAAAGAATCTCATTACTCATATCTTGTTCTCTACATTATTTAccctattttctttaattttgcttttaggGCTAGCAGGTCTAGCTAATTATTACGTTTGTTATATTATGATAATTAATGTTTACTAATAATTTAGTCTTTTCAATTTCTGGGCATCTGATAGTAAGAAAAAAGTATTATCCCATTAATATATTGTAGGTCATACATAAACCTATAGTTTATTTTCTTGTAAAGAAGTGAAGAGATACGGTTTCCGACCTATCTTGAACAAGTTTCTAAAGTTAAATTTTGAAATCGAACAAAGTAACAAAGTTTAGAAATTTTTTGCTAGTTCAAAATATTCTATAAATTTAATTGAATAAATCAATCGAATAGAAATAATGAGAACTTACTAAATCAATCGTATAAAGGCAAACTCCATGATTTATAATTCCTTCTAAAAATTAAGCCAATTTTGAGTTCTTTGTGTTGATTGGACATAATGCTATCCAATATTTTGGTTTTCAAGTCTTTTTCTTTAACTGTCTTTTGTATATTGTTGGCAAGTAAAATGAGAGAAGCGGTCATAATTTACAAGTAAATGTTATCATTTTTCTGAATGTGCaaaaacagtttttttttttaaaaaaaaatgaagtaaAGAACTCCACAAGCATCGTTATACTTAATTTTTGTCACGTAGAGAACTCAAAGTAATTTCCAAAAAGGGATCATAAACAAAGACATTACTGGCTTTATATTGGTGATAACTCAATAAGTTCTTATTTTCAATTTGAGAGACGTCCAATTCTGCACTTTGCCTCATAGGCTAACGTTATCAACCGATGAAAAGTTACTCTTAGCTTTTTCTACTTACCAGTAGGGTGTCAATTGAATCGACTGAATCGTACCGTACCGAACCAatttttttaggtttttttaaagaaatcgtaggtttttatataaatctataatcgCACCGATAATTAGtgtagtttttttattttataaaaataaaccgaaaaatacCGAATTAtatcgaataaattttacatgtgaaaaataaatttatataataagtttaaaaataatgcattaaatttttctttggctcttggaattatgaaaactgttacaagccaacaagtaattaaactcaaaatactaatttctaaaacctattatgctacttctacttaaactaagttatttaaagtatctttattagcaagatACAATGTATTCtaacgattatgagtagcaaactataaTGTATTGAACATGTTCCTtttatataatttagatttatctttttaaatatttaatcttctataaacTTTATTCTTAGTCTCAGTTTgattaatatctttccactcgagtgatttatattttctttgcatttgcttggtttcttttacgttgttgtagaatagttgatggatctatactctagccatctttcattgttttttaattcatcaccctttaaatagtaaaaaatatCTAGAGAATTTTgttaagtcctataaaagaacatATGTTATTGTATTATACTTatactggtgaattttacatgatatttaaaaaaatattggaaATTAATCGAACTGTACCGATACCGAAAAGAAATTGACATGATTGAGACGATTTCAAAAAATCTAATtctggttatacataatagaataatcgAAAAATTGGTAcattacaaattttataaaatatcgGCCGAActgaaccattgacacccctacttaCCGGACCTTGAAGCTTGGTAAGAAGACATACcatgcttttaaaaaaaaaaaaatctttttaaagCGTTTAATAAGTTGAGTTAATACAAATTGAATTTAAAATGTAATTTTGTTGTGTTTAAcccaaaaattaattttaaagtaaACAATTAAATGTATATTTTAAGGCCAATATCAAATTGATTAATGCAAAGTATGTATACTGAAATGAAGATGAGATTAAGATAACGGAGATCTTATTGATCGTCGGCCTATGATCTGACTATGTTGAAATAAATTTCAATTCTTGACAGATACAAAGAGAAAGATAGTCTTGCAAAAGAATATGAAGAGTACATGATGAATCATCTCAAAATgttattgtttacccgaaaaatcggataacgttgaatttatgtatggttATAAGGGTAAGTAGATTCCTTTGATCTGGAAATAACAATACACGTATTTATGGtgcaaaaaatagaaaatgatgaacaaagatatttagtgagctttagaaagataaacacaatgTATTCTTAATCAAAGCCAAAGGTGCCCTCTATTACAATCTATCTTcccctttatagccaaggatcacTACTTTATCTATAGCAACATGATGAAATAATATTACTAGTGGAAGACCCATGATGGTGTGTCTCCTccttaattcccgccgagattctctcctttGGTGCGGTTGTAATAACTTTTTGTCTGTGAACTCGATACCGACTCGAGCTCGGTATCGGATCGGAACCTCGGCCTTGGTTTCGAGCTAGGTGATCACTTTCGGGCATCGATATTCGGGACCTATATCGGTCGATGTTTCCTCGGTCGATTCGAACGCCCCGAGCTCGACGCCCCCATCTCGAAATTCGTTCGGGTTCTCCATGAAGATACCCCTTGACTGAAATGCCATCCTCGATCGATCTTCATGATCGAGGAttggttttaaccgtatacagatagccccCTCGTTTCTTGGAAAGGAGATGATGAGAAACGATGTGATTTTCCTGAGGTTCGACCGAATCAATGATGACGTTTCTATCGACTTTGGCTGTGACGTgcgtgatagctgtcccatcgatTTGGTTTTATcgaggcatttaatgtgtgtcagtCGGTGATCGGCCACCGCTAGAGACGAATCGCCATGCCTTATAAATAGTTTTCCCATATAACGTTTTCCACTTTTGTGCTTCCTCTTTTCCcaaattccctttgattattttctCTTATCTCGTTGCTTTAGTGCCGCTTATACCAGAGTTTTGGTGCTGTCCCCTCTTTCACCTTTCTTTGCGACTTTTTCTTCTCATATTGatggcaaaaacttcaaaaatcgtatctcacaaggagaaagcttcttcctcaCGACCGTGTGACAATAAGGGGCCGACCGAGCCGTCCGTTCAAGATTATATTCCCGGCCCGTGTATTTTAAGAACTGATTTTAAGGTAGAGAACCCTTCGTCCGTTTCGGGTCGGTGTGGGCACGTATCGATGTATATGTGCTCTATTGCGGAGGTTCACCTCGAGGCCGTCAGAAAAGACTGCGGCTGGGGTTCTGAGGTTGTGTTACAAATCCTATCCTCCGATGAGAGCGTCACTACCTATGTGgagggatttttaagtgtttacacctaTCCCTTTACGTTGGGAGCTGTCGATCCCGTGATTTTTGATTTCTGCaggagatatcaggtcaccctcggccaaattcatccttcccTATGGCGTATAGTCATCTTATTGCGTttcttctctatcaaagccggagggttggatttttctctgaaccaccttatacgactgtatcggcctcagatTTATCGTGGACTAATTAGGCTAtatcgtcgggcatcgaaggctttgatatcgagcatcgatgaagataaggatcgaggttggatgggtcgATATATTCGAGTGAGGACTCGTGATCTTATCCCGGAGGAAAAGATGTTGTTTCCTGAAAaatggaatttcgaccgtaagtgatCCATGTTTGCTTTTCGAGTCCTTTTCCatatttgttaatattattttctGATGTCAAGCTgcaccttggatgccacaagATGTGCCTGATCTAGAGGATTGGGTTCtaaagttagcctcgacttcatCCTATGCCGAGCGCGCTTGGCGTAATTTGgctaaaggtagatgggaggccaagaatcatggtgaggTTTGGTTCCTGTTTCC
Proteins encoded in this window:
- the LOC107764046 gene encoding histone H4, translating into MSGRGKGGKGLGKGGAKRHRKVLRDNIQGITKPAIRRLARRGGVKRISGLIYEETRGVLKIFLENVIRDAVTYTEHARRKTVTAMDVVYALKRQGRTLYGFGG